In Pieris rapae chromosome 24, ilPieRapa1.1, whole genome shotgun sequence, a single window of DNA contains:
- the LOC110996040 gene encoding hemolin: MMLSLRALLGIYCVGSIFGSSAADQAYPILKPAPAEVLFRVSEPFLLECATEYPDGHTTFEWHKNGQPLKDVNVVQRPNEGSLVFLNPTPETAGRYQCFASTAYGTASTGVINVNLAYIKHEPAVIQYVKAVEGKPFSLNCDASNAYPKPEISWRFTSIFDPLISTEVSDVRMTFAPEGTLYITSVEKEDANKNFKYVCLARTPASPNKDVPIAEYVIQEVTPNEGESEIVELYTSKDMTVKVGDRVFIHCIFGGNPQPMQDYYKDGEDSNGTPKSRVTPYNRSRGKRLLIRDTWLTDAGTYLCVSHNNVSASKEHSMKLNVVAAPHPELIPSGQAKATGERVTIPCNATGVPAPKISWTYNSKPISSSEHVKIVTTTAGNSTTSDLSIVGLTQSDTGYYGCKVENEHGDLYGEVLYVFGGH; the protein is encoded by the exons ATGATGTTAAGTTTAAGAGCACTGTTGGGGATTTACTGCGTCGGCAGCATCTTTG gCAGTTCAGCGGCAGATCAAGCCTATCCCATCTTAAAGCCAGCACCGGCGGAAGTGTTGTTCCGTGTATCTGAACCATTTTTATTGGAGTGTGCTACGGAGTACCCAGATGGGCATACCAC ATTTGAATGGCACAAAAATGGCCAGCCATTAAAAGATGTCAACGTTGTCCAACGTCCTAACGAAGGCAGCTTAGTCTTCCTCAACCCCACACCAGAGACAGCCGGTCGCTACCAATGCTTTGCTTCAACAGCTTACGGCACCGCCAGTACAGGAGTTATAAATGTGAATCTGGCATACATTAAGCATGAACCTGCCGTCATCCAATACGTGAAGGCAGTTGAAGGCAAGCCGTTTTCATTGAATTGTGACGCGTCGAACGCGTACCCGAAGCCCGAGATCTCTTGGAGATTTACATCCATCTTCGACCCGTTGATTTCGACTGAGGTTTCTGATGTGAGGATGACGTTCGCTCCCGAAG gcACATTATATATAACCAGTGTCGAAAAGGAGGATGCAAACAAGAACTTCAAGTATGTGTGTCTGGCGCGAACGCCGGCCTCTCCCAATAAAGATGTCCCCATCGCTGAATATGTTATACAGGAAGTAACACCCAACGAGGGCGAAAGTGAAATAGTTGAATTGTACACTAGCAAGGATATGACTGTGAAAGTCGGGGATCGGGTATTTATTCACTGCATCTTTGGCGGCAA CCCTCAACCAATGCAGGACTATTACAAGGATGGCGAAGATAGTAATGGTACCCCTAAATCTCGTGTGACCCCATACAACCGAAGCAGGGGCAAACGCCTACTCATTCGCGACACATGGTTAACAGATGCCGGAACTTATCTGTGCGTATCACACAACAATGTTAGCGCATCGAAAGAACACAGTATGAAACTTAATGTCGTGG CTGCCCCCCATCCTGAACTAATTCCATCCGGACAAGCAAAAGCCACTGGGGAAAGAGTTACTATCCCTTGCAACGCAACGGGTGTTCCAGCACCGAAAATATCTTGGACATACAACTCTAAGCCCATATCTTCATCTGAGCATGTAAAGATTGTAACTACAACAGCCGGAAATAGTACCACTTCTGATCTGTCAATTGTCGGGCTGACGCAAAGTGACACAGGCTACTACGGATGTAAAGTTGAAAATGAGCATGGAGATTTATATGGAGAGGTCCTATATGTGTTTGGTGGTCATTAg
- the LOC123690332 gene encoding uncharacterized protein LOC123690332, whose protein sequence is MADPRFAQIDRLAGRDNYPTWSFAVKTFLEQEDLWKCVETSGMAFTKTEDTKARSKIVLLVDPMNYVHIQDATTAKEVWDNLRKAFDDSGLLRKVGLLRELITTDLESCGSVENYVNKIITCAHKLRNIKFIVDDEWLGTLLLAGLPESYSPMIMAMESSGVSITADLVKTKILQDVKSPDNSSVFFSNFYKGKAKNSKCSGSKANSKGPRCFRCNRHGHLAKFCASNSSNQKNKSETINTSSSYVAAFPASPGLESGCWYIDSGAAMHMTNKRDWLYDYGPALVTNIKVADNKILTVKGCGKVNIETYKSKNEE, encoded by the coding sequence ATGGCGGACCCCCGTTTTGCTCAAATTGATCGTTTGGCGGGCCGTGATAATTATCCTACATGGAGTTTCGCGGTGAAAACCTTTTTAGAGCAAGAAGATTTGTGGAAATGTGTCGAGACATCGGGCATGGCTTTTACGAAGACCGAAGATACGAAGGCAAGGTCAAAAATAGTCCTTCTAGTTGACCCTATGAACTATGTTCATATCCAGGATGCCACCACGGCTAAGGAGGTATGGGATAACCTGAGAAAGGCTTTTGATGACTCCGGCTTGTTGAGGAAGGTAGGTCTTCTGCGAGAACTAATTACAACAGATCTGGAAAGTTGTGGTAGTGTTGAGAACTATGTCAACAAAATCATCACATGTGCACACAAGcttcgtaatataaaattcattgtaGATGATGAGTGGCTCGGCACATTATTATTAGCCGGGTTACCAGAGTCATATAGTCCTATGATTATGGCTATGGAAAGCTCAGGTGTGTCCATCACTGCtgatttagttaaaacaaagattttacaGGATGTAAAGTCTCCGGACAActcatctgtttttttttcaaatttctacAAAGGCAAGGCAAAGAATAGTAAATGTTCAGGTTCTAAAGCAAATAGTAAAGGTCCCAGGTGCTTTAGGTGCAATAGGCATGGTCATTTAGCCAAATTTTGTGCCTCAAACAGCTCAAATCAAAAGAATAAGTCTGAAACTATTAATACTTCTTCTAGCTATGTTGCAGCGTTTCCAGCCTCACCAGGCCTAGAGAGTGGATGCTGGTACATTGATTCAGGAGCTGCAATGCACATGACAAACAAGAGAGATTGGCTTTATGACTACGGACCTGCTTTAGTAACAAACATTAAAGTTGcagacaacaaaatattaacagtaaaAGGCTGTggtaaagtaaatatagaaacatataaaagtaaaaatgaagaataa